The proteins below come from a single Deltaproteobacteria bacterium genomic window:
- a CDS encoding nucleotidyl transferase AbiEii/AbiGii toxin family protein encodes MRDLFHLASEVQSFCQVRGWRFCFIGGIALQRWGEPRLTADIDVTILTGFGPEAQYIEELCGAFAGRFADADEFARRHRTLLLQSEHGIPIDITLGALPFEERVIERATFYQFLKEARLNTCSAEDLVILKAFADRPRDWSDIESVIVRTGHRIAWQIVENELPPLCDAKEAPHILPRLAALRTQISD; translated from the coding sequence ATGCGCGATCTGTTCCACCTGGCAAGTGAGGTCCAATCGTTCTGTCAGGTCCGCGGCTGGCGCTTCTGTTTCATTGGCGGCATCGCATTGCAGCGCTGGGGCGAGCCTCGACTGACTGCTGACATCGACGTCACCATTCTCACGGGCTTTGGTCCCGAAGCACAGTACATCGAAGAACTTTGTGGTGCGTTTGCCGGGCGCTTTGCCGATGCTGACGAATTCGCTCGCCGGCACCGGACCCTGCTGCTTCAGTCGGAGCATGGCATCCCCATCGACATCACGCTTGGTGCGCTTCCCTTCGAGGAGCGTGTGATAGAGCGCGCGACATTCTATCAGTTCCTGAAGGAAGCCCGTTTGAACACCTGCTCCGCAGAGGATCTGGTGATCCTCAAGGCCTTTGCGGACCGTCCGCGCGATTGGAGCGACATTGAAAGCGTCATCGTGCGAACCGGTCACCGTATCGCCTGGCAAATCGTCGAGAACGAGTTGCCGCCTCTCTGCGACGCGAAGGAAGCACCGCATATTCTGCCTCGACTCGCCGCCTTGCGTACGCAGATCAGTGATTGA
- the purL gene encoding phosphoribosylformylglycinamidine synthase subunit PurL: protein MSDATNPDTAPLTAEVVHAHGLTDHEYTEIQRLLGRPPNLTELGVFSVMWSEHCSYKSSRKHLKQLPTEGPRVIHGPGENAGVMDIGDGLAVVFKIESHNHPSFIEPYQGAATGVGGILRDVFTMGARPIASLNSLRFGAIRHPKTPYLMNGVVGGIGGYGNCVGVPTVGGDIYFDECYDANILVNAFTLGLAERDRIFTGKAQGAGNPVMYVGSKTGRDGVHGATMASESFSEDSEQRRPTVQVGDPFTEKLLIEACLELMRTDAIVGIQDMGAAGLTSSAVEMAGRAGSGVELELAHVPLRERGMTPYEILLSESQERMLLVAHPESVAEVQAIFERWDLDAVVVGRVIDEPVFRVLSEGRPVADIPVAALTDAAPAYDRPAKRPVRQDEIQRLDADALPRPESMTRVLEQLLDSPNLGSREWVCRQYDHYVRGNTVLAPGADAAVIRVKGTSKGLALTVDCNARYCYLDPRAGGMAAVAEAARNLSCVGATPLGLTDCLNFGNPEREDVMWQFSQAIGGMRDACLALEVPVVSGNVSFYNETDGVSIHPTPTVAMVGLLEDVTRIATPWFKEEGDLVVLLGVNRDELGGSEYLKVVHGQVAGKPPTVDLVLERGVQRTCRLAVQQGLLSSAHDVSEGGLAVALAECCISHPGPAGMGAVIEIEQRGHADALLFGESQSRIVVSLKERDYGRLQDIATHENVPMAVIGKVDGNRLAINDWVRAPVQRLRNIWSTALERYVK, encoded by the coding sequence ATGAGCGACGCAACGAACCCCGACACCGCGCCCTTGACCGCCGAGGTGGTCCACGCTCACGGCCTGACCGACCACGAGTACACCGAGATCCAGCGTCTTCTGGGACGGCCGCCTAACCTCACCGAGTTGGGCGTCTTCTCGGTCATGTGGTCGGAGCACTGCAGCTACAAGAGCTCGCGCAAGCACCTGAAACAGCTTCCCACCGAAGGTCCCCGCGTCATCCACGGCCCGGGCGAGAACGCCGGCGTCATGGACATCGGCGACGGCCTCGCCGTGGTGTTCAAGATCGAGAGCCACAACCACCCGTCCTTCATCGAGCCCTATCAGGGGGCGGCCACCGGCGTGGGCGGCATCCTGCGGGACGTGTTCACCATGGGCGCGCGTCCCATCGCCAGCCTCAATTCGCTCCGGTTCGGCGCCATCCGCCACCCCAAGACGCCCTACCTGATGAACGGCGTGGTGGGCGGCATCGGCGGCTACGGCAACTGCGTCGGCGTGCCCACCGTGGGCGGCGACATCTACTTCGACGAATGCTACGACGCCAACATCCTGGTGAACGCGTTCACGCTGGGCCTGGCGGAGCGGGATCGCATCTTCACCGGCAAGGCCCAGGGCGCCGGCAACCCGGTGATGTACGTGGGCTCCAAGACCGGGCGCGACGGGGTACACGGCGCCACCATGGCCTCGGAGTCCTTCTCCGAGGACTCCGAGCAGCGCCGCCCCACCGTGCAGGTGGGCGACCCCTTTACCGAAAAGCTCCTCATCGAGGCGTGTCTGGAGTTGATGCGGACCGACGCCATCGTGGGCATCCAGGACATGGGCGCCGCGGGCCTCACCAGTTCCGCCGTGGAGATGGCCGGCCGCGCCGGCTCGGGCGTGGAGCTGGAACTGGCGCACGTGCCGCTGCGCGAGCGGGGCATGACCCCCTACGAGATCCTGCTGTCCGAGTCCCAGGAGCGCATGCTGTTGGTGGCACATCCGGAGTCGGTGGCCGAAGTCCAGGCGATCTTCGAGCGCTGGGACCTCGACGCGGTGGTGGTGGGCCGGGTCATCGACGAACCCGTGTTCCGGGTGCTGTCGGAAGGCCGTCCGGTGGCCGATATCCCGGTGGCGGCGCTCACCGACGCCGCGCCGGCGTACGACCGGCCCGCGAAACGGCCGGTGCGTCAGGACGAGATCCAGCGCCTGGACGCGGACGCGTTGCCGCGGCCCGAGAGCATGACCCGGGTGCTGGAGCAACTGCTGGATTCCCCGAACCTGGGCTCCCGGGAGTGGGTCTGCCGCCAGTACGACCACTACGTGCGCGGCAACACGGTACTGGCGCCGGGCGCGGACGCCGCGGTGATCCGCGTCAAGGGCACCTCCAAGGGACTGGCTCTGACCGTGGACTGCAACGCGCGCTACTGCTACCTGGACCCCCGTGCGGGCGGCATGGCCGCGGTGGCCGAGGCGGCGCGGAACCTGTCGTGCGTCGGGGCAACGCCGCTGGGGCTCACGGACTGCCTCAACTTCGGCAACCCCGAGCGGGAGGACGTGATGTGGCAGTTCTCCCAGGCCATCGGGGGCATGCGCGACGCGTGCCTGGCGCTGGAGGTCCCGGTGGTGAGCGGCAACGTGAGCTTCTACAACGAGACCGACGGCGTCTCCATCCACCCCACGCCCACGGTGGCCATGGTGGGGCTGCTGGAGGATGTGACCCGCATCGCCACCCCGTGGTTCAAGGAGGAGGGCGACCTCGTGGTGCTGCTGGGCGTCAACCGCGACGAGTTGGGCGGCAGCGAGTACCTCAAGGTGGTGCACGGACAGGTGGCGGGCAAGCCGCCAACCGTGGACTTGGTGCTGGAACGCGGAGTGCAGCGAACCTGCCGGTTGGCGGTGCAGCAGGGGCTGCTCTCATCGGCTCACGACGTTTCCGAAGGGGGACTCGCCGTGGCCCTGGCCGAGTGCTGCATCTCACATCCGGGCCCCGCGGGGATGGGAGCGGTCATCGAGATCGAGCAACGCGGGCACGCGGACGCGCTCCTGTTCGGCGAATCGCAGTCGCGCATCGTGGTTTCCTTGAAGGAAAGGGACTACGGCCGGTTGCAGGACATCGCGACCCATGAGAACGTTCCGATGGCGGTCATCGGGAAAGTGGACGGGAACCGGTTGGCCATCAACGACTGGGTGCGTGCGCCGGTGCAACGGCTGCGTAACATTTGGTCGACGGCCCTGGAACGGTATGTTAAGTGA
- the purQ gene encoding phosphoribosylformylglycinamidine synthase subunit PurQ yields MRWGVAVFPGSCDDDDVVHCLRHVLGHEVRTLWHKDPFDGGCDGVVLPGGFSYGDYLRAGAMARFAPVMQGIVDFAAAGGLVLGICNGFQILCEAGLLPGALTRNESLRFVCRRVTVRVEHAQSPFTCTAQPGELLEMPVKHVDGRYYADTLTLEGLRDHGQVLLRYADADGDTPDAANPNGSVQNIAGVCNRGRNVFGLMPHPEDAAEELLGGVGGLTIFSSMADFLHGNRA; encoded by the coding sequence ATGCGCTGGGGGGTGGCAGTCTTTCCCGGCTCCTGCGACGACGATGACGTCGTCCACTGTCTGCGCCACGTGCTCGGGCACGAGGTGCGCACCCTGTGGCACAAGGACCCGTTCGACGGCGGCTGCGACGGCGTGGTCCTCCCGGGCGGCTTCTCCTATGGCGACTACCTGCGCGCCGGCGCCATGGCCCGGTTCGCGCCGGTCATGCAGGGCATCGTCGACTTCGCCGCGGCCGGCGGCCTGGTGCTCGGCATCTGCAACGGCTTCCAGATCCTCTGCGAGGCCGGGCTGCTTCCCGGAGCCCTCACGCGCAACGAGTCCCTGCGCTTCGTGTGCCGGCGCGTGACCGTGCGCGTGGAACACGCCCAGTCGCCGTTCACGTGTACCGCGCAGCCCGGTGAGCTGTTGGAGATGCCGGTGAAGCACGTCGACGGCCGCTACTACGCCGACACCCTCACCCTCGAGGGACTTCGGGACCACGGACAGGTGCTGCTGCGCTACGCCGACGCGGACGGCGACACTCCCGACGCGGCCAATCCCAACGGCTCGGTGCAAAACATCGCCGGCGTGTGCAACCGCGGCCGGAATGTCTTCGGCCTGATGCCGCATCCGGAGGATGCCGCGGAAGAACTGCTGGGGGGCGTCGGCGGCCTGACGATTTTCTCCTCGATGGCCGACTTCCTGCACGGGAACCGCGCATGA
- a CDS encoding glutathione S-transferase family protein, whose protein sequence is MSELTLVIGNKNYSSWSLRPWLALRHAGIPFAEKMLLLFDENWKEAIAAVSPSRRVPVLLHGERTIWETLAILEYAHELFPEAGLWPEDRDARAMARSIACEMHAGFTAVRNCMPMNLRRTDLKGKGRGSGVAEDIARICEIWRECRDRYGKGGDFLFGGFGAADAMFAPVVTRLDTYGVELDDMCAAYSRAVLTLPAFVEWRDAALQEPWIVPEDEID, encoded by the coding sequence ATGAGCGAACTGACTCTGGTGATCGGCAACAAGAACTACTCTTCGTGGTCCCTTCGGCCTTGGCTGGCCCTGCGCCATGCCGGCATCCCGTTCGCCGAAAAGATGCTCCTGCTGTTCGACGAGAACTGGAAGGAAGCCATCGCCGCGGTATCCCCGTCGCGGCGCGTGCCGGTGTTGCTTCACGGCGAGCGCACCATCTGGGAAACCCTCGCGATCCTGGAATACGCCCACGAGCTGTTCCCGGAGGCCGGCCTGTGGCCCGAGGATCGGGATGCGCGGGCGATGGCTCGTTCGATCGCCTGCGAAATGCACGCCGGCTTTACCGCTGTTCGCAACTGCATGCCCATGAACCTGCGTCGCACGGACCTGAAGGGCAAGGGCCGCGGTTCCGGTGTCGCGGAAGACATAGCGCGGATATGCGAGATCTGGCGTGAGTGCCGTGACCGCTACGGCAAGGGAGGCGACTTTCTCTTCGGCGGCTTCGGCGCGGCGGATGCCATGTTCGCCCCGGTGGTCACCCGCCTGGATACGTACGGGGTCGAGCTCGACGACATGTGCGCCGCCTACAGCCGTGCGGTCCTGACACTGCCTGCCTTCGTCGAGTGGCGCGACGCGGCGCTTCAAGAACCCTGGATCGTGCCCGAAGACGAGATCGATTGA
- the purF gene encoding amidophosphoribosyltransferase has translation MFDKFHEECAVVGVHGHPEAANMVYLGLYALQHRGQESSGIVSSDGDVLISHRQMGLVADIFKEDIIKNLQGAAAIGHNRYSTSGHTDLKNAQPFVVEYADGPIAVSHNGNLINANQLRQQLEESGSIFQSTSDTEVIVHLIATSKEKTLTDRVIDALHRVKGSYSLVFLTTHTMIAARDPLGFRPLIVGRFRGDGDRDGWVVASETCVLDLIEAEYVREVEPGEVLVFSRGGMESLKPFPEVRPARCIFESIYFARPDSNVYGHSVYQYRKELGRQLARESHIDADIVTPVPDSGVPAAIGYAEQCGIPLDLALIRNHYVGRTFIEPQQHIRNFGVKIKLNAMREVLQGKRVIVVDDSIVRGTTSQKIIRMLREAGATEVHVRISSPPTISPCYYGIDTPTHKELIASVHSVDGIRDFIGADSLAYLSREGLYTFFKGDDTGYCDACFTANYPVLADDTGKTPQLHLFEAVSRR, from the coding sequence ATGTTCGACAAGTTCCATGAAGAATGCGCGGTGGTGGGTGTCCACGGTCATCCCGAGGCCGCCAATATGGTGTACCTGGGGCTCTACGCCCTGCAGCACCGGGGCCAGGAATCGTCCGGCATCGTGTCCTCCGACGGCGACGTCCTCATCTCCCACCGCCAGATGGGTCTGGTGGCGGACATCTTCAAGGAAGACATCATCAAGAACCTGCAGGGCGCCGCGGCCATCGGGCACAACCGCTATTCCACCAGCGGGCACACCGACCTCAAGAATGCCCAGCCGTTCGTGGTGGAGTACGCCGACGGCCCCATCGCCGTGTCCCACAACGGCAACCTGATCAACGCCAACCAGCTCCGCCAGCAGCTCGAGGAATCGGGCTCCATCTTCCAGTCCACCTCCGACACCGAGGTGATCGTCCATCTCATCGCCACCTCGAAGGAGAAGACCCTGACGGACCGCGTCATCGACGCCCTCCACCGGGTCAAGGGCTCCTACTCCCTCGTGTTCCTCACCACCCACACCATGATCGCCGCTCGCGATCCTCTGGGTTTCCGGCCGCTGATCGTGGGCCGGTTTCGCGGGGACGGGGACCGGGACGGCTGGGTGGTGGCGTCGGAGACCTGTGTGCTGGACCTCATCGAGGCGGAATACGTGCGCGAGGTGGAGCCGGGCGAGGTGCTGGTCTTCAGCCGCGGCGGCATGGAGTCCCTCAAGCCTTTCCCGGAGGTCCGTCCGGCCCGTTGCATCTTCGAGTCCATCTACTTCGCCCGGCCCGACAGCAACGTCTACGGTCACAGCGTCTACCAGTACCGCAAGGAGCTGGGTCGCCAACTCGCCCGCGAGAGCCACATCGACGCCGACATCGTGACCCCCGTGCCCGACTCGGGGGTGCCCGCGGCCATCGGCTACGCCGAACAGTGCGGCATCCCTCTCGACCTCGCCCTGATCCGCAACCACTACGTCGGCCGCACCTTCATCGAACCGCAGCAGCACATCCGCAACTTCGGCGTCAAGATCAAGCTCAACGCCATGCGCGAGGTGCTCCAGGGCAAGCGCGTCATCGTGGTGGACGACTCCATCGTCCGCGGCACCACCAGTCAGAAGATCATCCGCATGCTGCGCGAGGCCGGGGCCACCGAGGTCCACGTGCGCATCAGCTCACCCCCCACCATCAGCCCCTGCTACTACGGCATCGACACCCCCACCCACAAGGAACTCATCGCTTCCGTCCACTCCGTCGACGGCATCCGCGACTTCATCGGCGCCGACTCCCTCGCCTACCTGAGCCGCGAGGGCCTCTACACTTTCTTCAAGGGTGACGACACCGGCTACTGCGACGCCTGCTTCACCGCCAACTACCCCGTGCTGGCGGACGACACCGGCAAGACCCCGCAGTTGCATTTGTTCGAGGCGGTGAGCCGGCGGTGA
- a CDS encoding glutathione S-transferase has translation MDELDIADCINETCPWSGEPVQPDSLTEYDGHVVGFCNTGCRDKFDAAIRHFEEARAARASR, from the coding sequence ATGGACGAACTCGATATCGCCGATTGTATCAACGAAACCTGCCCCTGGTCCGGCGAGCCGGTGCAGCCCGACTCACTGACCGAGTACGACGGCCACGTCGTCGGGTTCTGCAACACGGGTTGCCGCGACAAGTTCGATGCGGCAATCCGCCACTTCGAGGAGGCGAGAGCGGCAAGAGCTAGCCGCTAG